In the genome of Vibrio sp. 16, one region contains:
- a CDS encoding GNAT family N-acetyltransferase has product MEIRVGKLGDIAAITDIFNFYIEHTNARFEDRALTQENRLNWFSQFSYNSKHQLFVAIENGKLLGFACSQPYRDISAFEDTAEVTVYLAETARGKGVGSKLYSKLFSSISDYGVHRVLSGIALPNDASVALHKRFGFREVGVFNEYAKKNGKYISSVWLEKALD; this is encoded by the coding sequence GTGGAAATTAGAGTTGGGAAATTAGGTGATATTGCAGCTATCACAGACATCTTCAATTTTTATATTGAGCACACTAACGCGCGTTTTGAAGATCGCGCACTTACGCAGGAAAATCGTCTAAACTGGTTTTCTCAGTTCTCATACAATAGTAAGCATCAACTGTTCGTCGCTATAGAAAATGGCAAGTTGTTAGGTTTTGCATGTTCTCAGCCATACAGGGACATTTCAGCATTCGAGGATACAGCGGAAGTTACCGTATACCTTGCAGAAACAGCAAGGGGTAAAGGAGTTGGTTCAAAATTATACTCAAAGCTGTTCTCCTCAATTTCCGATTACGGAGTCCACAGGGTTCTATCAGGTATTGCATTACCAAATGACGCTTCGGTTGCCTTGCATAAGCGTTTTGGTTTTCGAGAAGTTGGCGTATTTAATGAGTATGCAAAGAAAAATGGCAAGTACATTAGCTCTGTTTGGTTAGAAAAGGCGCTTGACTAA